A section of the Paenibacillus aurantius genome encodes:
- a CDS encoding sensor histidine kinase, with translation MKLWHKIFLCTFLLFELAFNASMVFLIQRSFRTTLEKEVERGLNEQLVVQSVLAANSSYTMDKFGYSEQQAREFLQFLFRDYTRYFDQKGVYLELLDNQNKTVYSTFPFSYDGPREELANPLPDKRQYIIRDIGNSSYLFVTSLITDRKWKLTYIRDISNVYADRTSLYGFYIRLNLFLAILLAAALFVLTWFLTRPIRDLTQSVQAIAKGGYSSRVEAGSRDEIGVLAQSVNTMAAAVETTFEELNRSARAKQHFIECLTHELKTPLTSIIGYAEFLRTTKHSPDHSRRAVDYIYKEGKRLESLSFRLMDLILLDNRSLPLDRHDLSLLCREAEETFRPLLLGNNLELEVTAEPAVAAIDQDLMKVVLTNLLDNAVKASEPGGRIYLSCGPAESGGCEVEVRDEGQGIAAKDLPRVFEPFYTAEETRTSPQSGAGLGLSICARIVKLHHGAIHIQSEEGHGTAVRVVLP, from the coding sequence ATGAAGCTCTGGCACAAAATTTTTCTCTGCACCTTCCTGCTATTCGAACTCGCCTTCAATGCCAGCATGGTCTTCCTGATCCAGCGCAGCTTTCGGACAACTCTCGAGAAAGAAGTGGAGCGCGGGTTGAACGAGCAGCTCGTTGTCCAGTCGGTGCTTGCGGCCAACAGCAGCTACACCATGGACAAGTTCGGCTACTCGGAGCAGCAGGCGCGGGAATTTCTTCAATTTCTTTTTCGGGATTATACCCGTTATTTCGATCAGAAAGGGGTCTACCTGGAGCTGCTCGACAACCAGAACAAGACCGTCTACAGCACTTTCCCCTTTTCTTACGATGGCCCCCGGGAGGAGCTTGCCAATCCGCTGCCCGATAAACGGCAGTACATTATCCGGGATATTGGAAATAGCAGTTATCTGTTCGTCACGAGCCTGATCACCGACCGGAAATGGAAACTAACCTATATCCGGGACATCTCCAACGTCTATGCAGACCGGACCTCGCTGTACGGCTTCTATATCCGGCTCAACTTATTCCTGGCCATTCTCCTCGCCGCCGCCCTCTTCGTCTTGACCTGGTTCCTGACCCGTCCAATCCGCGACTTGACCCAATCGGTTCAGGCCATTGCGAAGGGCGGCTATTCGAGCCGTGTCGAGGCCGGCTCCCGGGATGAAATCGGGGTGCTGGCCCAATCCGTGAACACCATGGCCGCCGCGGTGGAGACGACCTTTGAGGAGCTCAATCGGAGCGCCCGGGCCAAGCAGCATTTTATCGAATGCCTGACACACGAGCTGAAGACTCCCCTAACCTCGATCATCGGGTATGCCGAGTTCCTCCGCACGACGAAGCACAGCCCCGATCATTCCCGGCGGGCGGTCGACTATATTTACAAGGAAGGGAAGCGTCTGGAGTCGCTCTCCTTCCGGCTGATGGACCTGATCCTGCTAGACAACCGGAGCCTGCCGCTCGACCGGCATGACCTCTCTCTTCTGTGTCGGGAAGCGGAGGAAACGTTCCGTCCCCTGCTCCTCGGGAACAACCTGGAGCTCGAGGTAACGGCGGAACCGGCGGTGGCGGCCATCGATCAAGATTTGATGAAGGTCGTGCTCACCAATCTGCTCGATAACGCTGTAAAGGCCTCCGAGCCCGGCGGCCGGATTTACCTGAGCTGCGGGCCCGCGGAATCGGGCGGCTGTGAGGTGGAAGTCCGGGATGAAGGCCAAGGCATTGCGGCGAAGGACCTCCCCCGGGTATTCGAGCCGTTCTATACCGCCGAGGAGACCCGGACCTCTCCGCAGTCCGGAGCAGGGCTCGGGCTGTCGATCTGCGCCCGGATCGTTAAGCTGCATCACGGAGCTATCCATATCCAAAGCGAGGAAGGGCACGGGACGGCCGTCCGCGTGGTGCTGCCTTGA
- a CDS encoding response regulator transcription factor: MERVKILIVEDDPAISDLIALNLEVAGYDRAQAFDSRTALLALEETRFDLVLLDIRIPGIDGLELVRLIRPSGIPVIFLTARNGLMDRVNGLKAGADDYIVKPFEAVELLARIEAVLRRSSGGREEAYRLDDVEIQLTERVVLKANKPVELTPKEYELLLLLIRNKNRALTREKILEVVWNFDYMGESRTVDMHIQKLRKKLEWTDKIKTVYKYGYRLEEDG; the protein is encoded by the coding sequence ATGGAAAGGGTAAAGATTCTGATTGTGGAGGACGATCCGGCCATATCGGATCTGATCGCCCTGAATCTTGAGGTGGCGGGATATGACCGGGCTCAGGCTTTCGACAGCCGTACGGCCCTTCTCGCTCTGGAGGAGACGCGGTTCGATCTGGTCCTACTCGATATTCGGATTCCGGGGATAGACGGCCTGGAGCTGGTCCGCCTCATCCGTCCTTCGGGCATTCCCGTCATCTTCCTGACGGCCCGAAACGGACTGATGGACCGCGTGAACGGACTGAAGGCCGGAGCCGACGATTACATCGTCAAGCCGTTCGAAGCCGTGGAACTGCTGGCCCGGATCGAAGCGGTGCTCCGGCGCTCGTCCGGCGGCCGGGAGGAAGCGTACCGGCTGGATGACGTTGAAATCCAGTTGACGGAACGGGTGGTGCTTAAGGCAAACAAGCCCGTGGAGCTGACACCAAAGGAATACGAGCTGCTTCTGCTGCTGATCCGGAACAAGAACCGGGCCCTTACCCGGGAGAAGATCCTGGAGGTAGTCTGGAACTTCGATTACATGGGGGAATCCCGCACCGTGGACATGCACATCCAGAAGCTTCGCAAGAAGCTCGAGTGGACGGATAAAATCAAAACGGTCTACAAATACGGCTACCGGCTGGAGGAGGACGGATGA
- a CDS encoding superoxide dismutase — protein sequence MAHQLPALPYPNNALEPHIDAQTMEIHHDRHHNTYVTNLNAALESAPELQDKSIEDLISDLNSVPESIRTAVRNNGGGHANHSLFWEVIGPNGGGQPTGAIAQAIDSELGGFDAFKEAFAKAATTRFGSGWAWLTVDKSGKLGVSSTPNQDSPLMEGLTPILGLDVWEHAYYLKYQNKRPDYIGAFWNVVNWDAVNQRYEAAKK from the coding sequence ATGGCTCATCAACTACCGGCTCTACCTTACCCTAACAATGCCCTGGAACCGCACATCGACGCTCAAACGATGGAAATCCACCATGACCGTCATCATAACACTTACGTAACGAACCTGAACGCCGCTTTGGAAAGCGCTCCTGAGCTGCAAGACAAAAGCATCGAAGACCTGATCAGCGACCTGAACAGCGTACCGGAAAGCATTCGCACGGCCGTCCGCAACAACGGCGGCGGACATGCGAACCACTCCCTGTTCTGGGAAGTTATCGGACCTAACGGCGGCGGACAGCCTACGGGCGCTATCGCTCAAGCGATCGACAGCGAGCTGGGCGGCTTTGATGCCTTCAAGGAAGCTTTCGCTAAAGCAGCAACCACGCGCTTCGGAAGCGGCTGGGCTTGGCTCACCGTCGACAAGAGCGGCAAGCTGGGCGTATCCAGCACGCCTAACCAGGACAGCCCGCTGATGGAAGGCTTGACTCCTATCCTCGGTCTGGACGTATGGGAGCATGCTTACTACCTGAAATACCAGAACAAGCGCCCGGATTACATCGGTGCTTTCTGGAACGTGGTTAACTGGGATGCCGTTAACCAGCGTTATGAAGCTGCGAAGAAGTAA
- a CDS encoding GNAT family N-acetyltransferase produces the protein MNVRSFRLSDYVAVNGLLEQVLSEVCYQETKDALAKQLSWDSDLVLIAVEEEQVVGVIIGTIDNNKGYYYRIAVHAEHRRKGIGKALIHSLKQRFEQRKVSRILITVDEHNEPILPVYESAGWFERDFARMAERRLSIMA, from the coding sequence ATGAACGTTCGATCTTTTCGCTTGTCGGATTACGTTGCGGTAAACGGATTGCTGGAGCAGGTTTTGTCGGAAGTCTGCTACCAGGAAACGAAGGATGCTCTTGCCAAACAGCTGTCCTGGGACAGTGACCTGGTTCTCATCGCCGTGGAAGAAGAACAGGTGGTCGGGGTGATTATCGGTACCATCGACAACAACAAAGGCTACTATTACCGGATCGCCGTCCATGCCGAACACCGTCGCAAAGGAATCGGCAAAGCGTTGATTCATTCGCTTAAACAGCGCTTCGAACAGCGCAAGGTCAGCCGCATCCTCATCACGGTGGACGAGCACAACGAACCGATCCTTCCGGTTTATGAATCGGCCGGCTGGTTCGAGCGGGATTTCGCCCGGATGGCGGAACGCCGCCTAAGCATCATGGCTTGA
- a CDS encoding DUF402 domain-containing protein, whose protein sequence is MTTPPNYIIKSFKHNGRLHRMWLNNLRVPDELLGPGLADEKMIVTVNCHSRIVEADGSEWYSKNPGVSFFIPGQWYNIVALIESAGIRYYCNIASPPYVYGHVLTYIDYDLDLIRTPSGEKYLVDQEEYERHRINYHYSTAVEEKVKEGLMALTERMDRQGTPFQDREVHRYYEWWKNQTDV, encoded by the coding sequence ATGACGACTCCCCCTAATTATATAATCAAGAGCTTCAAGCATAACGGCCGCCTTCACCGCATGTGGCTGAACAACCTGCGCGTGCCCGACGAGCTGCTCGGACCTGGGCTGGCGGATGAGAAGATGATTGTAACGGTTAACTGCCACAGCCGGATTGTGGAAGCGGACGGGAGCGAATGGTACAGCAAGAACCCGGGCGTTTCTTTTTTTATCCCCGGTCAATGGTATAATATCGTTGCGCTTATTGAATCGGCGGGAATCCGGTATTACTGCAATATCGCTTCCCCGCCTTATGTGTACGGCCATGTGCTGACCTATATCGATTACGACCTTGATCTTATCCGGACCCCTTCGGGAGAGAAGTATCTGGTGGATCAGGAAGAATACGAGCGTCACCGGATCAATTATCATTATTCCACGGCCGTCGAGGAGAAGGTGAAGGAGGGGCTGATGGCCCTGACGGAGCGGATGGACCGCCAGGGAACCCCTTTTCAGGACCGCGAGGTTCACCGGTATTACGAATGGTGGAAGAACCAGACGGACGTTTAA
- the rnhA gene encoding ribonuclease HI: MKDVTIYTDGACSGNPGPGGWGAVLFYGEHHKEMSGGEKHTTNNRMEILAVIEALRVLKEPCRVSVYSDSAYVVNCFQQNWIRGWQKNGWVNSKKQPVENQDLWKQLIAEMQKHQVEYVKVKGHSDNEWNNRCDELARGAIKRLS; this comes from the coding sequence ATGAAGGATGTAACCATCTATACCGACGGCGCGTGCTCCGGCAATCCCGGACCGGGAGGCTGGGGAGCGGTGCTGTTCTACGGAGAGCACCATAAGGAGATGTCCGGAGGAGAGAAGCACACGACCAACAACCGCATGGAAATTCTCGCGGTCATCGAAGCGCTCCGGGTTCTGAAGGAGCCGTGCCGGGTGAGCGTCTACAGCGATTCGGCTTACGTGGTGAACTGCTTCCAGCAGAACTGGATCCGCGGCTGGCAGAAGAACGGCTGGGTCAACAGCAAGAAGCAGCCGGTGGAGAACCAGGATCTGTGGAAGCAGCTCATTGCCGAAATGCAGAAGCACCAAGTGGAGTATGTTAAGGTCAAAGGCCACAGCGACAACGAGTGGAACAACCGCTGCGACGAGCTCGCGAGAGGAGCGATCAAGCGGTTATCTTGA
- the queG gene encoding tRNA epoxyqueuosine(34) reductase QueG, which translates to MKTAERGPAFWLRLKQEIREAAPGLGIDKIGFASADPFTELKEILVRHREKGYESGFEEPDLEKRVHPERSFEEPRSILAIAVAYPSKLPPNPPRSEPGAYRGMISRSAWGEDYHRVLRSRLERLEAFIRERVPDARMESMVDTGALVDRAVAERAGLGWSGKNCAVITPEWGSWVYLGEMITNLPFPPDTPVTEDCGECTLCIDACPTGALVGPGQLNASRCVSFVTQTKGLVDDEMKRKIGNRLYGCDTCQVVCPKNKGMNWTHQPELQPDPEQVKPLLVPLLTMGNKEFKERYGTSAASWRGKKPIQRNAIIALGNFRDKSSVPVLADLLRRDPRPEIRATAAWALGRIGGPEAAEALREAGEHEREDSVRGELAKAIQAVEAAGRPPQSLSPGEEKQHDEQGSVKP; encoded by the coding sequence ATGAAGACAGCAGAACGAGGACCCGCTTTTTGGCTCCGGCTCAAGCAGGAAATCCGGGAGGCGGCCCCGGGGCTAGGTATTGATAAAATCGGCTTCGCCTCCGCGGACCCGTTCACGGAGCTGAAGGAGATTCTCGTCCGGCACCGGGAGAAGGGCTACGAGTCCGGCTTCGAGGAGCCGGATCTCGAGAAGCGCGTGCACCCGGAGCGCAGCTTCGAGGAGCCCCGGTCGATCCTTGCGATCGCGGTGGCGTATCCGTCGAAGCTTCCGCCGAACCCGCCGCGCTCCGAGCCGGGAGCCTACCGCGGGATGATCTCGCGCTCCGCCTGGGGCGAGGACTACCACCGCGTGCTCCGGAGCCGCCTCGAGCGGCTTGAGGCGTTCATCCGCGAGCGGGTCCCCGACGCACGGATGGAGAGCATGGTCGACACCGGCGCGCTCGTCGACCGGGCCGTCGCGGAGCGGGCGGGCCTCGGCTGGAGCGGGAAGAACTGCGCCGTCATTACGCCGGAATGGGGGTCCTGGGTATACCTCGGGGAGATGATTACGAATCTCCCCTTTCCCCCGGACACGCCCGTGACGGAGGACTGCGGCGAATGCACGCTCTGTATCGACGCCTGCCCGACCGGAGCCCTCGTCGGCCCGGGGCAGCTGAACGCAAGCCGCTGCGTGTCGTTCGTCACGCAGACGAAGGGCCTAGTCGACGACGAGATGAAGAGGAAGATCGGCAACCGGCTGTACGGCTGCGACACGTGCCAGGTCGTCTGCCCGAAGAACAAGGGGATGAACTGGACCCACCAGCCGGAGCTGCAGCCGGATCCCGAGCAGGTGAAGCCGCTGCTCGTTCCGCTTCTGACGATGGGCAACAAGGAGTTCAAGGAGCGCTACGGGACCAGTGCGGCTTCCTGGAGAGGGAAGAAGCCGATCCAGCGCAACGCGATTATCGCGCTCGGCAATTTCCGGGACAAGTCCTCGGTTCCCGTGCTGGCGGATCTGCTCCGGCGGGACCCCCGTCCGGAGATCCGGGCAACGGCGGCTTGGGCGCTCGGCCGGATCGGAGGACCCGAGGCGGCCGAAGCCCTGCGGGAAGCAGGGGAGCACGAACGCGAAGACTCGGTCCGGGGAGAGCTGGCCAAGGCCATACAAGCCGTTGAGGCAGCCGGGAGACCACCCCAGAGCCTTTCGCCAGGCGAGGAGAAGCAGCACGATGAACAGGGGAGCGTGAAACCGTGA
- a CDS encoding methylated-DNA--[protein]-cysteine S-methyltransferase — protein sequence MYYDEIETPIGPLVLCAGEEGLCRIEFGSFRRGEPFLEAWSRKYTGADRLVRDDRFLQPAVDQLQQYFAGERTAFDLPIQLYGSDFQVKVWRALTGIPYGETRSYKEIGEVIGAPKAVRAVGGANNRNPLPIVVPCHRVIGSNGAMVGYGGGLAIKEQLLGLEGYAQVTA from the coding sequence ATGTATTATGACGAGATCGAAACGCCCATTGGCCCGCTGGTCCTTTGCGCAGGTGAAGAGGGGCTGTGCCGCATCGAATTCGGCTCCTTCCGCAGAGGAGAACCGTTCCTGGAAGCGTGGAGCCGCAAATACACCGGGGCGGACCGGCTTGTCCGGGACGACCGGTTTCTGCAGCCTGCGGTGGACCAGCTGCAGCAGTATTTTGCCGGAGAGAGGACGGCGTTCGACCTGCCTATCCAGCTGTATGGAAGCGACTTCCAAGTCAAAGTATGGAGGGCCCTGACGGGCATTCCTTACGGGGAGACCCGGTCCTACAAAGAAATCGGCGAGGTCATCGGCGCCCCCAAAGCGGTCCGGGCCGTGGGCGGGGCGAACAACCGCAATCCGCTTCCCATCGTCGTTCCTTGTCACCGGGTGATCGGCTCCAACGGAGCGATGGTAGGGTATGGAGGCGGCTTGGCTATCAAAGAGCAGCTGCTCGGTCTTGAAGGATATGCTCAGGTGACGGCATGA
- a CDS encoding HD-GYP domain-containing protein encodes MRVVSMDAVEPGQFLGRTVFSGNGAVLLAEGVQLTVYMISTLRRIGVTMLYIQDPAFSDVEIEEVVSEESKRALITRMGDMMEAVRSGKDFNTRSISVAVDRLLEDVVQNREVLFQLSDIRTKDNAMYLHALNVSTMAALIGINAGLNQLQLKELVIGALLHDIGKTESITDDTSEDRKRHHTWRGFELLKNKREFSLLIAHVALQHHEAPDGSGLPRGLDREGIHLYALITAVANTYDNLLNNAATGQGMMPHEACEYMMALAGTKLDREVLIHFLRTVSIYPTGSSVRLSTKETGVVVGQHRGLPGRPVVRVVRSGHEKNDLEVKEIDLARHTTVFIESVQR; translated from the coding sequence ATGAGGGTCGTCTCGATGGATGCGGTGGAGCCGGGGCAATTTCTCGGCCGGACGGTGTTCTCCGGCAATGGGGCGGTTCTCCTGGCCGAAGGCGTTCAGCTCACGGTTTACATGATCAGCACGCTGAGAAGAATCGGAGTCACGATGCTGTACATCCAGGACCCGGCTTTTTCCGATGTGGAGATCGAAGAGGTCGTTTCCGAAGAGAGCAAGCGGGCGCTCATTACCCGGATGGGCGACATGATGGAGGCGGTCCGCTCCGGAAAAGATTTCAACACCCGCTCGATCAGCGTGGCCGTAGACCGGCTGCTGGAGGATGTGGTGCAGAACCGGGAGGTTCTCTTCCAGCTATCCGATATCCGCACGAAGGACAATGCGATGTACCTGCATGCGCTGAATGTTAGCACGATGGCCGCCCTGATCGGGATCAACGCGGGGCTGAATCAGCTTCAGCTGAAGGAGCTGGTGATCGGAGCCCTTCTTCACGATATCGGGAAGACCGAAAGCATTACGGACGATACGTCGGAGGACCGGAAGAGGCACCATACGTGGCGGGGCTTCGAGCTTCTCAAGAACAAGAGAGAGTTCTCCCTGCTGATCGCCCACGTCGCCCTGCAGCATCACGAAGCGCCGGACGGCTCCGGTCTCCCGCGGGGACTGGACCGGGAAGGCATCCATCTCTATGCCCTCATCACGGCCGTCGCCAATACGTATGACAACCTTCTTAATAACGCCGCGACCGGCCAGGGCATGATGCCCCATGAAGCCTGCGAATACATGATGGCGCTGGCCGGGACGAAGCTGGACCGCGAGGTGCTGATTCATTTTCTGAGGACGGTTTCGATTTACCCGACGGGCAGCTCGGTTCGCTTGTCGACGAAGGAAACCGGGGTGGTGGTCGGCCAGCACCGGGGGCTTCCGGGAAGGCCGGTCGTCCGGGTGGTCCGTTCCGGTCACGAGAAGAACGATCTGGAAGTGAAAGAGATCGACCTGGCGCGCCACACGACCGTTTTTATTGAATCGGTCCAGCGGTGA
- a CDS encoding YneF family protein, with translation MDIAIPIITLLVGAVGGFAGGVFYLKRQMEKMQSDPEMLAKMAKQMGYNMNKQQMAKAQQMMKNRKFK, from the coding sequence ATGGATATCGCGATTCCAATTATTACTCTGCTGGTGGGAGCCGTAGGCGGCTTTGCCGGTGGCGTGTTTTATTTGAAGAGACAGATGGAGAAAATGCAGAGTGATCCCGAAATGCTGGCGAAGATGGCGAAGCAGATGGGCTATAACATGAACAAGCAGCAGATGGCCAAAGCCCAACAGATGATGAAGAACCGGAAATTCAAATAG
- the folE gene encoding GTP cyclohydrolase I FolE, producing MLSREVRNDRVAENREEIEGHVREILRLIGEDPAREGLRDTPARVTRMYEEIFGGYDKDYAEILGVTFDEQHEELVIVKDIVYYSQCEHHMAPFFGKIHIGYIPSGKIAGLSKFARLVDVVTRRLQVQERITSEIANIMEEVLQPHGVMVVVEGEHLCMCARGVKKYGSKTITSGVRGSFRKDAALRSEFLSLINR from the coding sequence ATGCTGTCCAGGGAAGTGAGGAACGACCGGGTAGCGGAGAACCGGGAGGAGATTGAAGGCCATGTCCGGGAGATTCTCCGGCTAATCGGAGAGGATCCCGCAAGAGAAGGCCTGAGGGATACGCCGGCCCGGGTGACGCGGATGTACGAGGAGATCTTCGGCGGGTACGACAAGGACTACGCGGAGATTCTCGGGGTTACGTTTGACGAGCAGCATGAGGAGCTTGTCATTGTTAAAGATATTGTTTATTACAGCCAATGTGAGCATCACATGGCCCCATTCTTCGGCAAAATTCACATCGGGTATATCCCGAGCGGCAAAATCGCCGGCCTGAGCAAGTTCGCCCGGCTGGTAGACGTCGTCACCCGCCGCCTTCAGGTGCAGGAGCGGATCACCTCGGAGATTGCCAATATTATGGAGGAAGTGCTCCAGCCTCACGGCGTCATGGTGGTCGTGGAAGGGGAGCACCTGTGCATGTGCGCCCGCGGCGTGAAGAAGTACGGCAGCAAGACCATTACCTCCGGAGTACGGGGGAGCTTCCGGAAGGACGCGGCTCTGCGCTCGGAGTTCCTGTCGCTTATCAACCGCTAA
- a CDS encoding MarR family transcriptional regulator, with product MIGKTRGGFYISRIKHIQGRLFERLLKENGIEEFNGAHGRILFVLWQEDNLTISQLGERTSLAKTTLTSMLDRMEEKGNIQRNFDLNDRRQIRITLTEKAKALDKIYQSVSEQMNELFYAGFTDQEIIQFDHMLERILKNLKAYEE from the coding sequence ATGATTGGAAAGACAAGAGGGGGATTTTATATCTCCCGCATTAAGCATATCCAAGGCAGGCTCTTTGAAAGGCTGCTTAAGGAAAATGGGATTGAAGAGTTTAATGGAGCTCATGGAAGAATTTTGTTCGTCCTTTGGCAGGAGGATAATTTAACAATAAGCCAGCTTGGAGAGAGGACCTCCCTAGCCAAAACGACCCTAACCAGCATGCTTGACCGCATGGAGGAGAAGGGGAATATCCAGCGCAATTTCGATTTAAATGACAGAAGACAAATCAGAATCACCCTTACCGAAAAAGCAAAGGCCCTGGATAAGATCTACCAGTCCGTTTCCGAACAAATGAACGAGCTCTTTTATGCAGGATTTACCGATCAGGAGATCATTCAGTTTGATCATATGCTTGAACGCATTTTAAAAAATTTAAAGGCATACGAGGAGTGA
- a CDS encoding pyridoxamine 5'-phosphate oxidase family protein produces MAAMEMLWKEEVGNGISALVNEATTIMVSSVDEHGYPNTKQMFKMKHDGLETFWFSTNTSSMRVKQFQRNPHASLYFVGKSNGLMLVGDMKVRQDRDSKEWLWVEGSEKYYPLGVEDPDYCVLEFVAKTANYYGSLQKYIFDIKEWKPYALSILR; encoded by the coding sequence ATGGCGGCGATGGAGATGCTTTGGAAGGAAGAGGTCGGGAATGGAATCTCCGCTTTGGTAAACGAAGCAACGACCATAATGGTTAGTTCCGTTGACGAGCACGGGTACCCCAACACCAAGCAAATGTTCAAAATGAAACATGACGGGCTGGAGACTTTTTGGTTCTCCACCAATACATCATCCATGCGAGTAAAGCAATTTCAGAGAAATCCACACGCAAGTCTGTATTTTGTTGGGAAATCAAATGGCCTGATGCTTGTTGGGGACATGAAGGTACGTCAAGACCGGGATAGTAAAGAATGGTTATGGGTCGAGGGTTCCGAGAAGTATTATCCGCTTGGAGTAGAGGATCCGGACTATTGTGTATTGGAATTTGTTGCGAAGACAGCAAACTATTATGGCAGCCTGCAAAAATATATTTTTGATATAAAGGAGTGGAAGCCGTATGCCTTATCAATCCTTCGGTGA
- a CDS encoding alpha/beta fold hydrolase: MPYQSFGDLDMYYEQMGSGDPVIFLHSGYSRGILAFASQMLDFQREYMCYFPDFRGHGRTRSNSLEWSTPQHAEDVLSFMDHLGLSRVHLIGYGMGGGVALHLAVHHPERVASLTSIGQCGFVSSKGSEEYEPEWLEQNGRTDFIQSMMERHAEAHQGNWQEFLKQKIKDWRSYPRLSDDQLRGITCPALFIAGEHDDLTPEEDLKRATALIPNSGYVLVQGCGHRPHMIRDNPVFVNDTILNFLKTNP, from the coding sequence ATGCCTTATCAATCCTTCGGTGACTTGGATATGTACTATGAGCAGATGGGATCCGGTGATCCGGTTATTTTTTTACATAGCGGGTATTCCCGGGGAATTTTAGCCTTTGCCAGCCAAATGCTTGATTTTCAGAGGGAGTATATGTGTTACTTCCCTGACTTCAGGGGACATGGCAGGACAAGAAGCAACAGCTTGGAATGGAGCACTCCTCAACATGCGGAGGATGTCCTTTCCTTTATGGATCATCTCGGGCTTTCCCGAGTTCATTTGATTGGATACGGGATGGGAGGGGGAGTGGCCCTTCATTTAGCGGTTCATCATCCTGAAAGAGTAGCATCGCTTACTTCTATTGGTCAATGCGGCTTTGTCTCTTCCAAAGGATCGGAGGAATATGAACCGGAATGGCTCGAGCAAAACGGTCGTACCGATTTTATTCAATCCATGATGGAACGGCACGCGGAAGCCCATCAAGGAAATTGGCAAGAGTTTCTGAAGCAGAAAATTAAGGACTGGCGCTCCTATCCGCGGCTAAGTGACGACCAATTGAGAGGGATCACCTGCCCTGCTCTCTTCATTGCCGGTGAGCATGATGATCTAACCCCAGAGGAAGATCTTAAACGGGCGACAGCTCTTATTCCGAATTCCGGTTATGTCCTTGTCCAAGGGTGCGGCCATAGGCCTCACATGATAAGAGATAACCCGGTTTTTGTTAACGATACCATTCTTAACTTTCTGAAGACCAATCCTTAG
- a CDS encoding alpha/beta fold hydrolase, translating into MPYVRVKDMEMFYEQMGFGEPILFLHSGYSRGILAFASQMLDFQRRYTCYSPDFRGHGRTRCNSLEWNTPQLADDMVEWMNRMHLEKVHLIGYSLGANVGLYMAFHHPERVSTLTTIGTSGFCDQTGVEEFEPDWLIQQGKQEMINQMMERHEEAHKGNWQEYMRQSAEDWRKYPQLTKEQLSRIACPALFITGEHDPFVGDQRIKQLSALVKGSSYLVVPGGSHRPHMTRESPLLVNDTIMDFLEKQEAPKEVNK; encoded by the coding sequence ATGCCCTATGTTCGGGTGAAGGATATGGAGATGTTTTATGAGCAAATGGGTTTCGGGGAGCCTATCCTCTTCTTACATAGCGGGTATTCTCGGGGAATATTAGCATTTGCCAGCCAGATGCTTGATTTTCAAAGAAGATACACTTGCTATTCCCCTGACTTTCGGGGGCACGGCCGGACAAGATGCAACAGCCTGGAATGGAACACACCCCAGCTTGCCGATGATATGGTTGAATGGATGAATCGCATGCATTTAGAGAAGGTTCATTTAATTGGTTACAGCCTAGGGGCGAATGTTGGATTGTATATGGCCTTCCATCATCCTGAGCGAGTTTCTACCCTTACGACAATCGGGACCAGCGGATTTTGTGATCAAACCGGGGTGGAGGAGTTTGAGCCGGATTGGCTTATCCAGCAGGGCAAGCAGGAAATGATTAATCAAATGATGGAACGCCATGAGGAAGCCCATAAAGGGAATTGGCAGGAATATATGCGGCAGTCTGCTGAAGATTGGCGTAAGTACCCTCAACTAACTAAAGAGCAACTAAGCCGGATTGCTTGTCCCGCTTTGTTCATCACAGGCGAGCATGACCCGTTTGTGGGAGATCAAAGGATCAAGCAATTGAGCGCTCTTGTAAAAGGATCGAGCTATCTAGTTGTTCCCGGCGGAAGCCACAGACCCCATATGACAAGGGAAAGTCCCCTGTTGGTGAACGATACCATTATGGATTTTTTAGAAAAACAAGAGGCTCCTAAAGAAGTTAATAAGTAA